One Nostoc sp. UHCC 0302 DNA window includes the following coding sequences:
- a CDS encoding FHA domain-containing protein, with protein sequence MIVCPNCNHPNPDGAVQCEACYTPLPATTNCPSCGATVQADAAFCGQCGHNLHSTAAHAHVAPSVAPTIAPDTPVEVPQLIVPDPLLELLQPDALGIGGESSHPAETSPLPATAVANPPQANTPDSGISGTPTIAAPPMVSGQGNPTSPPEPAPMETVQATPAPEPTPPPAPVATTPIVSPARTQLQQVSARLVHVQSDRLIELPQSLSVIHIGKSNDRIPPDVDVSGFANSEIVSRIHADIRVEGDAHYIEDVGSSNGTYINNLPLLPGNRHRLRPGDRISLGKGDLMTFLFQLS encoded by the coding sequence ATGATCGTCTGCCCTAATTGCAATCATCCCAACCCTGACGGCGCTGTCCAGTGTGAAGCTTGCTATACACCGTTACCAGCGACTACAAACTGTCCCAGTTGTGGGGCAACTGTGCAAGCAGATGCCGCTTTTTGTGGTCAGTGTGGACATAACCTGCACTCGACAGCAGCACACGCACACGTTGCACCATCAGTAGCACCAACAATTGCTCCCGACACCCCCGTGGAAGTGCCACAGTTAATTGTCCCTGATCCACTGTTAGAACTTTTGCAACCAGATGCTTTAGGAATTGGCGGTGAAAGCTCTCATCCCGCTGAAACTTCACCTTTACCAGCAACAGCAGTAGCAAATCCACCACAAGCAAATACTCCAGATAGCGGCATCTCAGGAACGCCAACCATTGCTGCTCCACCAATGGTTTCTGGGCAAGGAAATCCGACTTCACCCCCTGAACCCGCACCAATGGAAACAGTTCAAGCAACACCAGCCCCTGAACCGACACCACCGCCAGCGCCAGTAGCAACAACACCAATTGTCAGTCCTGCGAGAACGCAGTTGCAGCAGGTGAGTGCGCGGCTTGTCCATGTACAAAGCGATCGCTTGATTGAATTGCCGCAAAGTCTCTCTGTAATTCATATTGGCAAGTCCAATGACCGGATTCCGCCAGATGTCGATGTCTCAGGATTTGCTAATTCTGAGATTGTCTCGCGAATTCATGCAGATATTCGTGTTGAGGGAGACGCTCACTATATAGAAGATGTGGGCAGTTCTAATGGCACTTATATTAATAATTTGCCTTTACTACCAGGGAATCGTCACCGCTTGCGACCAGGCGATCGCATCAGTCTGGGTAAAGGAGATTTGATGACGTTCCTCTTTCAACTGTCTTAG
- the dcd gene encoding dCTP deaminase, with protein MAQKGMISPFEPSLIRKVQKNESVAVQPVISYGLSSYGYDIRLSSAEFRIFRHIPGTVVDPKNFNPHNLEPTSLHTDDSGSYFILPAHSYGLGVALEKLQVPENITVICIGKSTYARCGIIANLTPAEAAWRGHLTLEFSNSSSADCRIYANEGVVQLLFLEGEPCAISYAARQGKYQDQLEIVTLAKI; from the coding sequence ATGGCTCAAAAAGGTATGATTTCGCCTTTTGAGCCAAGCCTAATCCGCAAAGTGCAAAAAAATGAATCTGTAGCAGTTCAACCTGTAATCAGCTACGGTTTGTCTTCTTATGGCTACGATATACGCCTTTCCTCGGCTGAGTTCCGCATTTTTCGCCACATTCCCGGAACCGTTGTAGACCCCAAAAACTTTAATCCCCATAATCTAGAGCCGACATCACTGCATACTGATGACAGTGGCAGTTACTTTATATTACCTGCTCACTCTTATGGTTTAGGAGTTGCCCTAGAGAAATTGCAGGTTCCAGAGAATATCACAGTGATTTGCATAGGTAAATCTACGTATGCACGTTGTGGAATAATAGCCAATCTAACGCCTGCTGAAGCTGCATGGCGGGGTCATTTAACTTTAGAATTTTCCAATTCTTCCAGCGCTGATTGTCGCATCTACGCTAACGAAGGCGTGGTGCAATTGCTATTTCTAGAAGGGGAACCTTGCGCTATCAGTTATGCAGCTCGTCAGGGTAAATATCAAGACCAGCTAGAGATTGTAACTTTAGCTAAAATCTAA
- a CDS encoding chlorophyll a/b-binding protein: MRTSTAIVDDQGKLNNFAIEPKIYVDEQGDRTGFTPYAELLNGRLAMIGFVSLIALEVLTGHGIIGLLASL; encoded by the coding sequence ATGCGTACAAGTACTGCTATTGTTGACGATCAGGGCAAACTGAACAACTTTGCGATCGAGCCAAAGATTTATGTAGATGAGCAAGGCGATCGCACTGGGTTCACGCCCTACGCAGAACTACTCAACGGTCGTCTAGCAATGATTGGTTTTGTTTCTCTAATAGCATTAGAAGTTTTGACAGGACACGGCATTATTGGTCTTTTGGCAAGTCTGTAA
- the thyX gene encoding FAD-dependent thymidylate synthase, giving the protein MDRFRVEVIAKTPNPQQVIYAAMHQDYTDGFVFDERDSWPSESQSGEIIVKRLLAGERGHYGPLEHPQIVFNCGYFPHSVMQQARTHRVGVSFDVQSFRYTGNQFNDVIAGKKDIEEVFYLRPVGYYTDRQGKKYHYSPEQRAADLQWCLEAAKRYKADFEAGMSEEHARGKVPFDYRQHFVVSFNLRSFLHFCDLRNKKDAQLEIQKLCEMMWPHFEDWAPAIAQWYEKQRLGRARLAP; this is encoded by the coding sequence ATGGATCGATTTAGAGTAGAGGTTATTGCCAAAACACCAAACCCGCAGCAAGTGATATATGCTGCGATGCACCAGGACTATACTGATGGGTTCGTGTTTGATGAGCGCGACTCATGGCCCTCAGAGTCACAAAGCGGCGAAATTATTGTTAAACGACTTTTAGCCGGTGAGAGGGGACATTACGGCCCTTTAGAGCATCCCCAGATTGTTTTTAACTGTGGCTACTTTCCCCATAGTGTGATGCAGCAGGCTCGTACTCATCGGGTAGGTGTATCATTTGATGTTCAGTCATTTAGATATACTGGTAACCAATTCAATGATGTAATCGCGGGTAAAAAAGATATAGAAGAAGTTTTTTACCTGCGTCCCGTTGGTTATTACACTGATAGACAAGGCAAAAAGTATCACTATTCACCAGAACAACGAGCAGCAGATTTGCAGTGGTGTTTAGAAGCAGCTAAACGCTACAAAGCTGATTTTGAAGCGGGAATGTCTGAAGAACACGCCAGAGGTAAAGTTCCCTTTGATTATCGTCAGCATTTTGTAGTTAGTTTTAATTTAAGGTCTTTTTTACATTTTTGCGACTTGAGAAATAAGAAAGATGCTCAACTAGAAATTCAAAAGTTGTGTGAAATGATGTGGCCGCATTTTGAAGATTGGGCCCCAGCAATCGCACAATGGTATGAAAAACAGCGTTTAGGTAGAGCAAGATTAGCGCCTTAA
- a CDS encoding P-loop NTPase family protein, with amino-acid sequence MVAQLETQSVNSALTLPYPVEGLVQVFTSSHRNFFTSVMAQGLRIAGQGTPVLIVQFLKGGIRQGQERPMQLGQNLDWIRCDLPRCIDTPHLDDTEHQALQKLWQYTQQVVYEGKYSLVVLDELSLAINFGLIPETEVLAFLAKRPPHVDIILTGPEMPKSLLDVADQITEIRRSHQP; translated from the coding sequence ATGGTTGCCCAGTTAGAAACTCAAAGTGTAAATTCGGCTCTTACCTTACCATATCCAGTTGAAGGTCTAGTGCAAGTTTTCACTAGCTCTCATCGGAACTTTTTTACCAGTGTTATGGCTCAAGGATTGAGAATTGCTGGTCAAGGCACGCCAGTGTTAATAGTGCAGTTCCTCAAAGGGGGTATTCGTCAAGGACAAGAACGGCCCATGCAGCTGGGACAAAATTTAGATTGGATTCGCTGTGATTTACCTCGATGCATTGATACGCCGCACTTAGATGATACGGAGCATCAAGCTTTACAAAAGCTATGGCAGTATACACAGCAGGTAGTGTACGAAGGTAAGTATTCTCTAGTTGTTTTAGATGAGTTAAGTTTAGCGATTAACTTTGGTTTAATTCCCGAAACAGAAGTTTTAGCGTTTCTGGCAAAACGCCCTCCCCACGTCGATATCATTCTCACAGGGCCAGAGATGCCCAAGTCTCTTTTAGATGTGGCTGACCAAATTACAGAAATCCGTCGCAGTCATCAACCCTAA
- a CDS encoding tetratricopeptide repeat protein yields MNAEDFLNQGLNYNLQGDYEAAIAAYTQAIELNPDYAEAYYNRGIIFSNQLKDYRQAIADFDQAVQINPYFALAYCNRANVRYCLTDYEGALADHHQALQINPNLAESYHSRGNAYFALEDYDKAIADYQQAIENSTQLTSYINFDIAKAFHNRGVTRFDQGDHQGAIADFHEALQWYPNFAAAYSNRGNIHHILGNYQDAIADHDLALKLDPNLAEAYHNRGNARYALADYEEAIADYNQALEINPSFAGAYYNRGLVLSRLKDYHQAIEDFNQALKLNPDDVQAYYERGLVRSTIGDFQGAIADYNQALQENPTLALVYGFRANARRRLGDYEGAIADSNRLLQLNPNLAEGYCDRAAARRSLGDHKGAIDDYDQALQLNDNLAAAYYGRGIAREALQDLKGAIEDNTQAIQIAPDFSQAYCNRGNARRLLGDEQAALADYNQALELNPDLIEAYYNRASTRYALEDYEGAIEDYTQALQINPQSAAFYSDRANARYALEDYQGAIEDYNQAIAIDSSFAEDWFNRGRSRSLLGDWQGALTDLNQALQHQPNWAEVYIVRADVYQNLRDYQGAIADFQKSADLYLQAGNAQYYYQIMELITQIQQ; encoded by the coding sequence ATGAATGCAGAAGATTTTTTAAACCAGGGGTTAAACTACAATTTGCAAGGGGACTATGAAGCAGCGATCGCCGCTTATACTCAAGCAATCGAATTAAACCCCGATTATGCAGAAGCTTACTATAATCGAGGCATTATTTTTAGCAATCAACTCAAAGACTATCGGCAAGCGATCGCAGACTTTGATCAGGCGGTACAAATTAATCCTTATTTTGCCTTAGCCTACTGCAACCGCGCGAATGTTCGTTATTGTCTCACAGATTATGAGGGAGCATTAGCCGATCATCATCAAGCCTTGCAAATCAATCCCAATTTGGCTGAATCTTATCACAGCCGCGGAAATGCCTATTTTGCTTTGGAGGACTATGACAAAGCGATCGCAGATTATCAGCAAGCGATAGAGAATAGTACTCAGTTAACTAGTTATATAAATTTTGATATTGCCAAAGCTTTCCATAACAGGGGTGTAACCCGTTTTGATCAGGGTGATCATCAAGGTGCGATAGCAGATTTCCACGAAGCTTTGCAATGGTATCCCAATTTTGCCGCAGCTTACAGCAATCGCGGTAATATTCACCATATTTTAGGAAATTACCAAGATGCGATCGCTGATCACGATTTGGCATTAAAGTTAGATCCAAACTTAGCGGAAGCTTACCATAACCGAGGTAATGCCCGTTACGCTTTAGCAGATTATGAAGAGGCGATCGCCGATTATAATCAAGCTTTGGAAATCAATCCCAGTTTTGCGGGCGCTTACTACAATCGGGGTCTGGTGCTTTCTCGTCTCAAAGACTATCACCAAGCAATAGAAGACTTTAACCAAGCCCTGAAACTGAATCCTGATGATGTTCAAGCTTATTATGAGCGGGGTCTTGTTCGTAGCACTATTGGGGATTTTCAAGGAGCGATCGCGGATTATAACCAAGCATTGCAAGAAAATCCGACTTTGGCTTTAGTTTACGGCTTTCGGGCGAATGCGCGTCGTCGCTTGGGAGACTATGAAGGAGCAATTGCAGATAGCAATCGACTATTACAACTTAACCCCAATTTAGCTGAAGGATATTGCGATCGCGCGGCTGCTCGTCGTTCTCTGGGAGACCATAAAGGAGCAATTGACGATTACGATCAGGCATTGCAGTTAAATGATAATTTAGCCGCAGCCTACTACGGTCGAGGTATTGCCCGCGAAGCCTTGCAAGACTTAAAAGGAGCAATTGAAGATAACACCCAAGCAATACAGATTGCTCCTGATTTTTCCCAAGCGTACTGTAATCGGGGTAATGCGCGTCGTCTTCTTGGAGACGAACAAGCAGCACTTGCAGATTACAATCAAGCATTAGAATTGAACCCGGATCTGATTGAAGCTTATTACAACCGAGCTTCTACCCGCTATGCTCTAGAAGACTATGAAGGGGCAATAGAGGATTACACCCAAGCTTTGCAGATAAATCCCCAATCTGCTGCATTTTATAGCGATCGTGCTAATGCTCGTTATGCCTTGGAAGATTATCAAGGAGCAATAGAGGATTACAATCAGGCAATTGCCATTGACTCTAGCTTTGCTGAAGACTGGTTTAACCGGGGTCGTAGCCGTTCTCTATTGGGAGACTGGCAGGGAGCGCTTACTGATTTAAACCAAGCTTTGCAGCATCAGCCTAACTGGGCTGAAGTCTACATAGTTCGAGCAGATGTCTACCAGAATCTGAGAGATTATCAAGGCGCAATTGCTGATTTTCAGAAGTCAGCTGACCTCTATTTACAAGCAGGAAATGCACAGTATTATTACCAAATAATGGAGCTAATCACACAAATTCAGCAATAA
- the pgl gene encoding 6-phosphogluconolactonase, protein MNKTVEVLPDQPALVARSLELILSELETAIGQRGQFTIALSGGSTPKPLYEAIANQKLPWDKIHVFWGDERFVPPDHPDSNELMARRAWLDRVDIPAANIHAVPTLESEPALAAAKYEKHLQEFFNSSPGEFPAIDVILLGMGDDAHTASLFPHTEALKVSDRLITVGNKDGNPRITFTYPFINSGRSVIFLVAGANKRPALAEVFAPVADDFTYPSRLIQPQGKLWWLLDAAAGLELKS, encoded by the coding sequence ATGAACAAAACGGTTGAAGTTCTACCGGATCAGCCAGCACTGGTTGCGCGATCGCTGGAATTAATCCTGTCTGAGTTGGAAACTGCCATTGGGCAACGGGGACAATTTACGATTGCCTTATCTGGCGGCAGTACACCTAAGCCGTTGTACGAAGCGATCGCTAATCAAAAACTGCCTTGGGATAAAATTCATGTGTTTTGGGGGGATGAACGTTTTGTCCCGCCAGATCATCCCGATAGCAATGAACTGATGGCGCGTCGGGCATGGTTAGATCGAGTTGATATCCCAGCAGCTAACATTCACGCTGTACCGACTTTGGAATCTGAGCCAGCTTTAGCTGCTGCTAAGTATGAAAAGCATCTCCAAGAATTTTTTAATTCTTCACCCGGAGAGTTTCCTGCAATAGATGTAATATTACTAGGAATGGGTGATGATGCACATACCGCATCTTTGTTTCCCCACACAGAGGCTCTCAAAGTCAGCGATCGCCTGATTACTGTGGGTAATAAAGACGGAAACCCCCGCATAACCTTCACTTACCCCTTTATTAACTCTGGCCGCAGCGTGATTTTTCTGGTTGCTGGTGCTAATAAAAGACCAGCTTTAGCTGAAGTCTTCGCACCCGTAGCTGATGATTTCACTTACCCATCCCGGTTGATTCAGCCCCAAGGAAAACTTTGGTGGCTACTGGATGCAGCAGCAGGTTTGGAACTCAAATCTTGA
- the rph gene encoding ribonuclease PH: MAWQRPDGRLPYELRPLSFYPSFTRFAPGSVLIKCGETQVLCTVSITQGVPRFLEGTGKGWLTAEYRMLPSATHRRQERELLKLSGRTQEIQRLIGRSLRAALDFEALGELTLTVDTDVLQADAGTRTAAITGSFVALAHAISQLLQQGVLKRSPLSGQVAAVSVGLLQGESFLDLNYLEDVAATVDFNVVMNQHLGIIEVQGTAEEGSFSRTQLNQLLDFAEKGIQQLLIAQREAIPNWEALFVGD, encoded by the coding sequence ATGGCTTGGCAGCGTCCAGACGGTCGTCTTCCCTACGAACTACGTCCGCTCAGTTTTTACCCTAGTTTCACCCGTTTTGCTCCCGGTTCCGTTCTGATCAAATGTGGAGAAACTCAGGTACTCTGTACTGTCAGCATTACTCAAGGCGTTCCCAGGTTTCTTGAAGGAACTGGTAAAGGCTGGTTAACAGCAGAGTATCGAATGCTACCATCTGCTACACACAGACGCCAAGAAAGAGAATTATTAAAATTATCTGGTCGGACGCAAGAAATTCAACGTTTAATTGGGCGTAGTTTAAGGGCAGCATTAGATTTTGAGGCACTAGGAGAACTAACGCTGACTGTGGATACCGATGTATTGCAAGCAGATGCAGGAACGAGGACAGCAGCGATAACAGGCTCATTCGTGGCCTTGGCTCATGCAATTTCTCAATTATTGCAGCAGGGAGTATTAAAGCGATCGCCTCTATCTGGACAGGTAGCAGCAGTTTCCGTAGGGTTATTGCAGGGCGAGTCATTTTTGGATCTGAATTATCTCGAAGACGTAGCTGCAACAGTAGATTTCAATGTAGTGATGAATCAGCACTTGGGAATCATTGAAGTCCAAGGCACAGCAGAAGAAGGCAGCTTTAGCCGCACTCAGTTGAATCAGCTACTAGATTTTGCAGAGAAAGGAATTCAGCAATTATTAATCGCCCAACGGGAAGCCATCCCTAACTGGGAAGCGCTGTTTGTAGGGGACTGA
- a CDS encoding nuclear transport factor 2 family protein: MNKENIVSLIEQARTAWITQDVDALIEMFTPDGEFIVPGQKWQGQARIREELTNFSHQYSNVKIDIRRIIIENNQASVEWYYEDIEKATGRRNQADDVIIIDFKDGRISRWREYFDTETPARNQ, encoded by the coding sequence ATGAATAAAGAAAATATAGTATCATTAATTGAACAAGCCAGAACTGCTTGGATTACTCAAGATGTCGATGCTCTGATAGAGATGTTTACACCAGATGGTGAATTTATTGTGCCAGGGCAAAAGTGGCAAGGGCAGGCAAGAATTAGAGAAGAACTAACTAATTTTAGTCACCAATATTCAAATGTAAAAATTGACATTCGGCGGATTATTATTGAAAATAATCAAGCCTCTGTCGAGTGGTATTATGAAGACATAGAGAAAGCAACAGGTCGTCGCAATCAAGCAGACGATGTGATTATTATTGATTTCAAAGATGGTCGTATTAGCCGATGGCGTGAATATTTTGATACTGAAACGCCAGCTAGGAATCAGTGA
- a CDS encoding M50 family metallopeptidase: protein MTKPGKDFETLLTREAPPVVERMGLTWLIAAAVATALLWQVPGGDYILYPFTILATWFHEMGHGLMALLLGGQFQKLEIFETGSGVATYGIQSSLGPIGPALVAAAGPMGPPVAGAALILASRSFKVASLSLKILGGFLLLSTLIWVRSWFGLVAIPLLGLIILGIALKAPRWAQGFAIQFLGVQACVSTYHQLDYLFSSSAGYLGLSDTAQMQRYLLLPYWFWGGLMAIASLVILVQSLRIAYRSE, encoded by the coding sequence ATGACGAAACCAGGCAAAGATTTTGAAACCTTGTTGACAAGAGAAGCCCCGCCAGTTGTAGAACGCATGGGGCTAACTTGGCTAATTGCCGCAGCAGTTGCTACCGCTTTGCTGTGGCAAGTGCCAGGAGGGGATTATATTTTATACCCGTTTACTATCCTGGCGACTTGGTTTCATGAAATGGGTCACGGTTTAATGGCACTGCTATTAGGGGGACAGTTTCAGAAATTAGAGATTTTTGAAACTGGTTCTGGTGTAGCAACTTATGGCATCCAGTCGTCATTAGGGCCAATTGGCCCGGCTTTGGTTGCCGCCGCCGGGCCGATGGGGCCACCAGTTGCTGGCGCGGCTTTGATTCTGGCTTCCCGCAGTTTTAAAGTAGCTTCCCTAAGTTTGAAAATTTTAGGGGGTTTTTTGCTACTTTCTACATTAATTTGGGTACGCTCTTGGTTCGGATTGGTGGCAATTCCCCTACTAGGTTTAATTATCTTGGGTATCGCCCTGAAAGCTCCACGTTGGGCGCAGGGGTTTGCAATTCAATTTCTGGGTGTACAAGCTTGTGTGAGTACCTATCACCAACTTGATTATCTTTTTAGCAGTTCAGCTGGCTATTTGGGACTTTCTGATACAGCCCAAATGCAGCGGTATTTACTCTTACCTTACTGGTTTTGGGGTGGATTGATGGCGATCGCATCTTTGGTGATTTTAGTCCAAAGTCTCCGTATTGCTTATCGTTCTGAGTAA
- a CDS encoding EAL domain-containing protein — MQINNKLYLYSLLAHFRLLKKSYTAKIMLVAFLGTHVPLLSLLLSFLVSNSYSLEMTLRVLFIALLATLAGTAATLYALNHLLAPVILTSGALQNYVSTKTLPELPTQFLDEAGSLMADTSQTLHKLDELIHYISNYDNVTGLPNRDLLRERVNQTLSQPQNNQRVVAVLLLGIDDFTAMSHALEHETLNLLLRAVALRLQTCLAQSDILAHLSADEFAIARLEIPSFESVVKLCQLLMSTLAKPFSIQGNLIHLTASIGITINVLDDINSLDQLLQQANIGLYQAKQQGRSKYQFYSPEINTQLQERLALENELHGALERNEMLVYYQPLIDLESREIKAVEALVRWQHPTRGMVSPAQFIPIAEANGLIVEIGEWVLRTACAQNLAWQVAGLAPIRMSVNLSDRQFEQRNLVELVSQILNETGLKASYLELEVTESFLMADIQQSVKTLQQLRELGILLALDDFGTGYSSLNYLNRFPVNMLKIDRSFIQDIISNPDSAAVTDAIIALAKSLKLEITAEGVETQEQLDYLQRRGCDEGQGFYFSRPAPADTITQMLKKTVQQMEMIAA, encoded by the coding sequence ATGCAAATCAATAATAAACTTTACCTGTATTCACTTCTAGCTCATTTTAGATTGCTCAAGAAAAGTTACACCGCCAAAATCATGTTGGTGGCATTTTTAGGTACTCATGTACCACTTCTGAGCTTGCTCTTGAGTTTTCTTGTATCCAACTCTTATTCATTAGAGATGACACTAAGAGTTCTATTCATTGCTTTATTAGCGACCTTAGCAGGTACAGCAGCTACCCTCTATGCACTAAACCATCTTCTTGCCCCAGTGATTTTGACATCTGGTGCGTTGCAAAACTATGTCAGCACTAAAACATTACCAGAACTGCCCACGCAATTTTTAGATGAAGCCGGCTCATTGATGGCAGATACCTCACAAACTCTCCACAAGTTAGATGAATTAATTCACTACATTAGCAACTACGACAATGTGACTGGATTGCCTAATCGGGATTTGTTGCGAGAGCGAGTTAATCAGACACTATCCCAACCTCAAAATAACCAGCGGGTTGTAGCTGTTTTGTTATTAGGTATTGATGATTTCACAGCCATGAGTCATGCATTAGAGCATGAAACACTAAATTTGCTCTTAAGAGCAGTTGCCTTGCGGTTACAAACCTGTTTAGCTCAATCAGATATCTTGGCTCATTTGAGTGCAGATGAATTTGCGATCGCCCGCTTAGAAATTCCCTCATTTGAGAGTGTGGTCAAGCTATGCCAGTTGTTGATGAGTACATTGGCAAAACCCTTCTCTATACAAGGTAATTTGATTCATCTAACAGCCAGCATTGGTATCACAATTAATGTTCTAGATGATATTAATAGTCTAGACCAACTTCTACAGCAGGCAAATATCGGCCTGTATCAAGCAAAACAGCAAGGCCGTAGCAAATACCAGTTCTATTCGCCGGAAATTAATACTCAGTTACAAGAGCGATTGGCGTTAGAAAATGAGTTACATGGAGCGCTAGAGCGTAACGAAATGCTGGTTTATTATCAACCTTTGATTGATTTAGAGAGTAGAGAAATAAAAGCAGTTGAAGCGTTGGTGCGCTGGCAACATCCCACTAGGGGTATGGTTTCTCCAGCACAGTTTATTCCGATTGCCGAAGCTAATGGTTTGATTGTAGAAATTGGTGAATGGGTTTTGCGAACTGCTTGCGCCCAAAACCTAGCCTGGCAGGTAGCCGGACTTGCCCCAATTCGGATGTCGGTAAATCTGTCAGATCGACAGTTTGAACAACGCAATTTAGTAGAACTTGTCAGCCAAATTCTTAACGAAACCGGACTCAAAGCGTCTTATCTGGAACTAGAAGTAACTGAAAGCTTCTTAATGGCTGATATTCAACAATCTGTTAAAACGCTACAGCAATTAAGAGAATTGGGGATATTGCTAGCTCTGGATGACTTCGGCACTGGCTATTCTTCTCTAAACTACTTAAATCGTTTTCCCGTCAATATGCTCAAGATTGATCGGTCATTCATACAAGATATAATATCCAATCCTGATAGTGCAGCTGTGACCGATGCCATTATTGCTCTAGCAAAGAGCCTAAAGTTGGAAATTACGGCGGAGGGTGTGGAAACCCAAGAGCAGCTTGACTATCTACAAAGGCGGGGATGTGATGAAGGTCAGGGGTTCTACTTCAGTCGCCCTGCTCCCGCTGATACAATTACTCAGATGTTGAAGAAAACTGTTCAGCAAATGGAGATGATTGCAGCATAA
- a CDS encoding 2-hydroxyacid dehydrogenase, protein MKIAVFSTKAYDRQFLSAANSPKEHELAFFEPRLNRDTAILAAGFPAVCVFVHDQVDAPTLEILASQGTRLVALRCAGFNNVDLQAAADLEITIVRVPAYSPYGVAEHAVGLILSLNRKIHRAYNRVREGNFSLEGLLGFNLNDRTVGIIGTGKIGLILGQIMKGFGCHLLAYDVYRNPELEMLGGKYVELPELFTNCDIISLHCPLTPETHHLINAEAIEQIKPRVMLINTSRGALIDTQAVIEGLKSGKIGSLGVDVYEQESELFFEDLSGEIIQDDIFQRLTTFPNVLITGHQAFFTEEALHNIAETTFANITDIEQGRSCKNEIRAQPEVEAKALIS, encoded by the coding sequence ATGAAAATCGCAGTCTTCAGTACAAAAGCCTATGATCGGCAGTTTTTGTCAGCTGCAAATTCTCCCAAAGAACACGAGTTAGCTTTTTTTGAACCCCGGCTAAATCGGGATACCGCTATCTTAGCCGCCGGATTTCCTGCGGTTTGCGTATTTGTGCATGACCAAGTTGATGCCCCAACTTTAGAAATTCTCGCTTCACAGGGAACTCGCTTGGTAGCTCTGCGTTGTGCAGGGTTTAATAATGTAGACTTACAAGCCGCAGCAGACTTGGAGATTACTATTGTGCGTGTTCCTGCCTATTCACCTTATGGGGTGGCAGAACACGCTGTTGGATTGATTTTAAGCCTAAACCGTAAAATTCATCGTGCTTATAACCGCGTCAGAGAAGGTAATTTTTCTCTAGAAGGACTGTTGGGATTTAATTTGAATGATCGCACAGTAGGAATTATCGGTACTGGTAAAATCGGTCTGATTTTGGGACAGATTATGAAAGGGTTTGGCTGTCACCTACTCGCCTATGATGTGTATCGCAATCCAGAATTAGAGATGCTAGGCGGGAAGTATGTAGAACTACCTGAGTTATTTACCAACTGCGATATCATCTCTCTACATTGTCCTCTAACTCCCGAAACTCATCATTTGATTAATGCCGAAGCTATAGAACAGATAAAGCCAAGGGTAATGCTAATTAATACTAGCCGAGGAGCGTTAATAGATACCCAAGCCGTAATCGAAGGATTGAAGTCGGGTAAAATAGGCTCTCTCGGTGTGGATGTCTACGAACAGGAATCAGAATTGTTCTTTGAAGATTTGTCAGGTGAAATCATTCAGGATGACATTTTCCAGCGCCTGACAACGTTCCCGAACGTACTCATTACTGGACACCAAGCTTTTTTTACAGAAGAAGCTCTTCACAATATTGCAGAAACAACTTTTGCTAATATTACGGATATTGAACAGGGTCGTTCTTGTAAGAATGAAATCCGCGCTCAACCGGAAGTTGAAGCTAAGGCATTGATTAGCTAA